The genomic segment CACAGTAAGTCTCACACTGGAATTCAGTTCTTATTTTTCTGACTTTAGAAAGAAACTTCATGTTTCTAATAACGATGTTTGTTTTTGCGGTTGTCTCTAAGTGATACTTCAAATTCAAGCATCCATCTTCCCccacaaaaataaaataaaataaaaaattcaagcatCCATCTGTCACCCGATAGATTATTTTGAACTTATTCAGGACATAGTTATATGATCATCTTTCAACTATGTTCTAAACTTAAGTTGCAGGATGCTGGTCCAGGTACCACACTTGAAGACATGGAAGAAGATACAGAACAGTTCGTCTCTTGTGGCCCTCTGACAACATGCCACACTATCAGGAAGCCTATGAGCAGTGTGAAGAACCGTTTGCCATATGATGGCTGCAGCTGGAGGAAGTATGGGCAGAAGCAAGTGAAAGGGAGCGAGTTCCCACGGAGCTACTACAAGTGCACTCATCCAAGCTGCCCTGTCAAGAGAAAGGTGGAGACAGCAATAGATGGACAGATTGCTGAAATTGTATACAGCGGTGAGCACAACCACCACAAGCCTCATCCTCCCAAGAAGATGTTGTCATCGCCAAGTACAGAGGTTGTGGTCGTGGACCTGCATGGTACGAACTATGCAGGACTAGAAAACCAGATAGGAGGACGCAATTGGCTCCTGGTACTGCTGTAATAGCATCTGGAGGCAGTTCTAATTGCTTTGACGAAGTGTAAAAAAATGAGTGAGCTCACTGACAACAAGAAAAGGTATGTTTTTGGTGCTAACACATTCTGCTATTCAGAACTTACTATAATTGCTTTACGGAGCATGTGCAAGTGGTGGCATAGAATGTTGGCTGCCCCATAGCATAGTGCCTCATCCAATAAGTTGCAAGGTTGAGGTATTACCACAACTGCAAAACTGCCAGAGAAATCATCCTGATGACTAATTTCCTGATTCATTAAAGaaaggaaggaagaaagaaagaaaaaaaaatgcagatcTGCATATATGTGGGTGTCGAAAATTCCATATTCCAAAGAACATATGCATACATCTCACGGTTCATGAATACTTGCCGTTTCAGCACAAAGGAGAAGCAATCAAGTAACGCAAGCAACCTAAATTCACTTCCGAGGTAATATTTCTCTGAAGATTCGCTACTGTGCTATAACTAATGGTCAGGGAGAAGTGTATGCGTCTGTAGCCCTGAACCTAGTTGCTACTCCTTTTGGATTTAACCATGTCCACAACTTTATAATCCTATTATCGTCAGGTGTCGTATCTTTTTTTTGGCTTGTTTCTATTCTAGCACATAGAACTGCACAAGTTGGCCCGATGGGTACGGTGCTTAGCAACTAATGGCTCACTTGGTAGGGCTGAAACAAAGTAGAAATTGAGACATGAGGTAGCGTTACAATATGAGCGTAAATAATTGTAAAGCGTAAAGCAACCAGAAACCTTACTATTTTGTGAGACGACAGTTGGTGCGCAGCTTGATTTGGTTTTGGACAAGTGCTGTGTACCTGAACGAGTAGATGGTATCGTTTTCAAGGGTGAAGGAGGTAACAAAGTATGTATAATTCCTCAGAGAAGAAACTGGTTAGAGTCGTCAAGAGTTAAAGAATGGTGGTGTTCCTAGCTAGTACTTGTATGTTTGTGATGTAGAATGGTGGTGTTCTTGGGGAAATGAACACTCTAGTCTATAATAATTCTCTCAGATTGTGCAACCAACCAACCTAATTGAGTCGAGATAGATAGGGCAGGACAATTGTAATGGATCTACCCACAGCGCAGGGAGAGCTAATGTGTCCACTATGCATGCAGACACAAGATCAAGCACATCTTCTTTCTCTTGGTgttcttcgatgcccctccctTGGTGCCGGGGGTCCTtctcttcccttcccttccctgcCCTTCCGTTCGTGCGTTCTTTCTCCCACTGTGGTACGTGGTGGTGGTACTTGCTCGACCCACCGCTCCAGCTCCGTCCGGAGGTTGATGCCTCGATCAGGAGGTTGTCAGGGTGAATCATATCTCCAGCCTCGCCACCGAACACTCCACTTTGTCCTCCTCCATCTCGACGGGATCCTCCCAGCCTCCCTCCATTTCCATTCCACTCCAAGATGATTCAGCACCAATCCCCAAAGGCAGATTCGGCAGCGGCTTTTCAGATTGCAGCAGGTACCTTCTCTTCGTCGGGTTTGGAGCTGGACACCTTCTTCCTCTTATATATGAGCAGATCAGCAAGATAACATACAGATACAGGCAGGGCAGCAAATCGGATTCGAACTGTatttaattgttttttttttctcgcacCGGCAGGAGAACTATCCTTTCGAACAGGAAAATCCCGCAACAAAAAGCAAACAACAGgaacaaaaggaaaaacaacACAAACGCTGTATTTGATTGTTATCAAACCATAATCTTATCAAATCAAATACCCTGGCCTTAAACAGCAAtatttgcttctttctttcttacAAACAAGCATAATTTAGCTAGCATCTCTCTCTAAAAGCTATCGCACTCAAAGCGAGGCATCGTAGCACTGCAAACGGTACAAAGAATACAAGGTCAGGTCAACCAACCAAGCCTACAAACAACTCAAAGCCACACCGTCAACTAGACTGCAGTATAACATTCTTGTTACTCGCTACCATCCCCTGTATGCCTGCAAAAGTACACAATTTACATGGCAGATTATCACACAGACATTATCACAGGCATTATGAAGAGCAATCAATCCCACCTCCAAGATGTCGGCAGATTGCGAGATTTCCGGTCTAATTGGATGTTTTCTAGAGCAGTTGACGCCCGTAGTACCTCTTCAGATATATTATCGGCATCGTATCTCCAGTTGTACTCATCTTTCCTCGTATTGGAAGCTGAAGAACCCCCTCTTCGGTCTGAATGTACAAAGAGCTTGATTGAGAATTTAGAACAACACAACTACATATGACAAAACTGAAGGAATTACATAGCACGGCACGCGCCTGATGTCTGTGATGATGAGATTGGCCTGACAAATTCAAAGTAAAATGTTACCCTCACATTTAGTGGCAGAAACAAATAGCTGACGCATAATTACAATGGCAGAACAATATGGCATCACGGTTACCTTCCCATAGGAGGCAGGCTCCCAACTGAAGATGATGGCGGCCTCCTCATGTTCCGATGTTCAACATTTAGTGCTGGATCAGACTCGGAAGAGATCATTCTCCTACCGCCCATCCTTGTTTGGGACAAATTCTAATCAACAGAACAAATTTAGAGAACCAAAGTATGCAATGGAAACAGACTACTTTTAAGCTAAATGTCTAAGGAGACAATAATTAGTTGACACTATTAGGAGGCTAATAACAAAAACCTTAACAAGAAAAAAGTGCCATGCTACTATGCATGCTCAAGAACAGTGAAAGGCAAGGTGAGAAAGAGTAAATTGGTTATATGCAATGAATTCATAGGCAGAAAGCAACCTTGCATATGCATGCGGCTCACATCCCAAGCACCACATGTCCGTCAAAAGTACCTCAACTAGATATCTTTATATAGATATATTGAGATTTGACAAATCTCATGTAAACAGAGATGAGTAACGTAGTGCACTGTAAAATAACTGATATAAATGCCATTGGAGCAATTGCACTGTAAAATAACCAATTAAATATTGTGAacttataaatagagaagatgtgcttgattttggtgatttttgttttcttatGCTGTAAATGCAACTACACCCAACTTTTTTGTCAGCTTGACTAATTCAGATAACACAAAAATAAAGAAGTGGCCGTTCATCAACTCCATATACATCTATTATAATGATTTTGAGTCTGCAAGAGATAAACCTCATATTTCAGATATCCTTCGAGAACATCTAAAAGCATGGGACCACTTTCAGCACTCCTGCTCCCTTCAGCTCCACTTTTGTTAGAAAAATCTTTCAGTTCATTCTTCCAAAAGTCCTTGGGCTGATTTGCAAAGCAACAGACACACATTAGTCGATGTTGATTTTGGAAATGCACAActaagatacatcaactatAAATAATGGTTACCAGATTACATTCTGGCAAGTAAACTTTCATTGTATGACTTAGCTGAGCCCACTCCAAGTATTCGCATACAAGTGCTGTTAATAACCTACCTGCAAGCAAAAGAAATTCTAGAATGTAAACCATTTGATATTACATGCAGCTTGCAAAACATATGGCTAAGCATAACCATTAGGTACTAAAAATCATTTTAGCCTAGCATGGACACCTTAAACATACGAGATATATGTATAATGTTTTTTTAACTAACATCAGCGCAGAAGCATACGGAGCCAAGTACTACAAATCATTTTAGCCTAGCATGGACACCTTAAACATACGAGATATATGTAATGTTTTTTTCAACTAACATCAGCACAGAAGCATACAAAGCCAAAGACTCACACTAGTTATCAATCAGGAGGAACAAACAAATATCTTTCAGATATAGTATTGCAAGctaaaaaaaagtttaaaaatgCCAAAATTTCTAGCAGCATAGAAACTATCATGGAACAGAATAGCAACCTTCAATAGTTCAGGAATATATGAGAAAAGTAGCATGAAAAGATTCTACACAGCTGCACAGCAGACAGAAAGATGCATATATGTAGCAGCAACCGAAACAAGTTCTGATTAACAGAGAAATTTGAAATGATTAATTGACTACCCATTAAAAGTGCAAACCTGaaggtgaagcatgcaattgctTAGCTCTGTCATTGCAGCTACCAAGCAAAGCTGGATTCCCACCATCGTCATTCTCTACCACACGATCCTCCTCTTCTATGGCCTCAAACACACTTGCTCTCAGCTCAGCCTAGTCATGCAGTGAGACACATCATGAGGAAACAAATATAAGCATGTAGATTTGATCGAGCATAGCCTGGCTTCAACAGATAAGGAAGAACTAAAAGATAGAAACCCACTTCTTTTGCCAAAACTATATTTCTCTAAGTTTGGCATATATTTAACTGAATAAACACCAAGTAACTGAGGTTTTCGCAAGACAACCAAAGAAGCAttcattcaaaaaaaaaacttgagaaATAGTTTTTTGCTTACAGTACAAACAAAGATCCGCTCAAATCGTACCACTGGGATCAAAACCACCAAGTAATGTAGGCGCACTACTGGTCACAATGTGCATGTTAGCGACTGAGTCTCTGCATGCTGCCTTGTAACGGCCAGACGTGCTCCACCACTCGTCTCGCACGCCATGCCGCAGCGCTCGCCTCACCCCGCACGCCCACGCGCTGCGCTCGCTCGCCATGCCGAGATTGTAGGATAGCCAATCGAGTCCATGGCTCCCTTGTACGTGTATAAATTCATACACCTGAGATCAATACAAGGTGTGGTTGATCGCTCTCCttctttcatggtatcagtCACCAGCGAAAGTTCTCCTGCATCCTTTCGCCACAGCTTCCGCAGCCGCCGCATCCATGGCGCCCCCCTCAAACCACTCTGACTCCTCCCTCGATTCCGACCTCAATGCCCCtgtgcccgccgccgccgccgttctcCAGACAGTCAACATCCGCTCCCATGTTCCCGTGGCGCTCGATCTCGACGACGGCAACTATTCCCAGTGGCGGTGCTTCTTCGACTCCGTCCTTGGCAAGTTCGGGCTCACGGCGCATGTCCGTTCGCCCACCCCGCCGGCTGAGCGCGACGGCGAGTGGCAGCTGACTGATCCCTGCATCGTCAACTGGATCCTCAACACCGTCTCCAAGTCCATCTTCGACATCGTCCACACGCCGCACCTCACCGCCTTCTCCCTGTGGTCTGCCATCGAGGGGCTCTTCCTCGACAACGAACTTCAGCGTGCTGTCTACCTTGAGGCCGAGCTTCGCAGCACCTGTCAAGGTGACTTGTCCGTCCACGACTACTGCACCAAGCTGAAACGCCTTGCCGATCAACTTCGCGACATCGGCCACCCCGTCTCCGAGCCGAGTCAGGTTCTTAATCTGCTTCGTGGCCTTAGCCCCCGCTATCGCCATCTTAAGCCGGTGATCACCGCCAAATTCCCACCCCACACCTTCATGAGCGCCCGCTCTTTCCTCATCCTGGAAGAACTCAGCGAGAAGCACGACGCCAAGGCCGATGCCAATCACGCCCTCGCCGCCGGGCATGGTTCCAGCAGCAGCGGCTCCACCGACCAGTcccgcgccgcctcctcccacgACAACACCTCCGGGGTGGGAGGCTCTCGCAACCGCCCCCAGAAATCCAACAaagggcgcgggcgcgggcagCGCTTCGGCaacaccggcggcggcggcaaccgcCCTCAGTCACCAGCGGGGCAATGGCCTGCCGGCTACAACCCGTGGACGGGTTATGTGCAGGCCTGGCCTGCACCCTTCCGTGCACCCGGCGCCGGAGTTCTTGGCCCTCGCCCACCGTTCCAGTCGCAACAGGCCATGACGGCCTCCCAGGTTCCTCCTCCGCCTGGCGGCTCTGCCGGGCCATGGGATACATCCCCTCTCTACCAAGCACTGTCTACCGTCGGCGTGACCACCCAGCCTCCAAGCGCCGCCAACTGGTACTTCGACACAGGCGCGACTACTCACATGGCCTCGTCGCCTAGTAACTTTCCTCCCACCCATCTAAAACCCTCCTCTTCTATCATCACGGTTGGCAATGGTGCCCAATTACCTGTTACTCATCAGACTTTCAGCTCTATCCCCACTGCATCTTCTCCACTGCATTTACACAATATTCTTGTTTCTCCATCATTGATTAAAAACTTGATTTCTGTCCGGCGTCTTACTCATGATAACAATGTTTCAATCGAATTTGACCCCTCTGGTTTCTCAATCAAGGCTCTTCCAACACGGGTGGAGATGCTCCGATGTGATAGCCGTGGGGATCTTTATCCACTTCGGTTCCCGTCTCACCAAGCCCTCGCCGCTTCGTCATCCTCGGAGGTCTCCTTGTGGCACCAGCGCCTTGGACATCCAGGACATCATGTTCTTTCACAAATTCTAGATAGTTTTGCTTTCAGTTGTAATAAATCAGTAGCACATTCCTGTTCTTCATGTCGCTTAGGCAAACATGTTCGTCTCCCGTTCAACAATTCTACAACACAGACATATTTTCCCTTTCAGTTAATACATTCGGATGTTTGGACCTCTCCTATCTTAAGCCATTCAGGTTACAAGTATTATGTTGCTATACTTGATGACTACACGCATCACCTCTGGACCTTCCCTCTGCGGCAAAAGTCTGAGGTCCTACCCACTATACGTGCCTTCCTCGCCTATGTCCAAACTCAATTCCGCCTCCCCGTTCTGGCTCTGCAAACAGACAACGGCAAGGAGTTTGATTCCACTGCTCTTCGGCTTCTTCTCGCTGAACATGGGATCCAATTCCGCCTCTCCTGTCCCTATACTTCGCAGCAAAATGGGAAGGCTGAGCGCGTGCTTCGTACACTTAACGATTGTGTTCGCACAATGCTTCTTCATAGTGCAGCACCGCTGGCGTTCTGGGCTAAGGCATTGTCCACGGCGACATACCTCATCAACCGGCGTCCATGTCGCGCCACCGGCACCACCACGCCGTTCGCCCTCCTCTTCGGCGTCAATCCTACCTACGACGAGCTTCGTGTCTTCGGGTGTCGCTGCTTCCCCAACCTCACAGCCACCACGCCACACAAGCTCGCCGCCCGTTCAACGCTCTGCGTCTTCATCGGCTATCCCACGGATCACCGTGGCTATCGCTGCTACGACGTTGCGACGCGCCGGGTCATTACTTCGCGCCATGTCATCTTTGATGAGCAGGTTTTCCCGTTCCGCACGGTCCAGGATACCCCGACTACAACCAGGCACAAACCGGTGTGCGATGATCCTCTACCTCGCCATCACCCGCGCGCCACACCTGCGGCGTCAGCATCGTCACCCGCCCAGCTCGCCGCGGCTCTACCTCGACACCCGAGGCGAACTCGGACGGCGCGCTCGACACCTGTTCCACCGGTGCCCACAACTCCGCCCGTCGCCTCGCCATCGGATTCGCCGCGCGCCACACCGCCCGATGCTGGAGCCGCAGCGACACCACCCTCCTCGCCGGACATCCCTGCACCACCAACGCCCCTGCCTGCGGCCACGCCAACCCCTTCCCCAAGCCCGGCTCCTCCGGCACCTTCGGCACCCGCACACCGCATGATGACCCGGGCGCAGGCTGGCATCTTCAAGCCTAACCCACGGTACGCTCTACAGACAAAGTCCACCTCGCCGTCGCCCATCCCCTCGTCGGTTCGAGCCGCGCTGCGCGACCCGAACTGGCGAGCAGCAATGCAACTCGAGTTCGATGCGCTGATCGCCAACAACACCTGGACACCCCACGATCGGCCGCGGGGCGCTCGGATCATCACCGGCAAATGGGTCTTCAAACACAAGTTGAAACCCGACGGCTCACTTGACAGATACAAGGCCAGGTGGGTCGTCCGCGGTTTCAACCAGCGCCCCGGGATCGACTTCGGCTAAACTTTCTCGCCGGTCGTCAAGCCGGCAACAATTCAGATGGTTCTCACCCTGGTGGCATCCAAACGGTGGCCGGCCCATCAGCTGGATGTCTCCAACGCTTTCTTGCACGGTAATCTACAAGAAACAGTGTACTGCAGCCAGCCCACTGGCTTCGAGGATCCCAATCGGCCTGACGCCGTGTGTCGTCTCTCCCGATCCCTCTACGGCCTCCGCCAAGCCCCGCGTCAGTGGTTCCTCCGCTTCGTCACCTACGTCACCAGCCTTGGCTTCGTTCAATCGCGCGCCGACACCAGCTTGTTTGTGCTCCGCCACGGCAACGAGACCGCATATCTCCTCCTCTACGTTGACGACATAATCCTGTCCGCCTCGTCCTCAAGGCTTCTTCAACACATCGTCAACAAACTGCGGCTAGAGTTTGCCATCAAGGACATGGGGCCTCTGCGGTTCTTCCTCGGCATCGACGTTCGACGTGACGATGGCGGCTTCTTCCTTTCACAAGAGAAGTACGCCAAGGAGGTTCTGGAACGGGCTGGCATGGGCAACTGCAAGCCGGCTGGGACACCGGCGAACGTTCGCCCGAAGACATCGGCAACCGAGGGCGCACTCATCAGCGACGCGTCCTGGTACAGAAGCATGGCCGGGGCGCTCCAGTACCTGACACTCACCCGACCGGACATAGCATACGCAGTGCAGCAGGTGTGCTTGCATATGCACGCGCCACGGGACGCTCATCTGACGCTGCTCAAGCGGATACTACGCTACGTCAAGGGTACGACAGCTCTCGGCCTTCATCTGCACCGCGCCACGGCGCTCCAGCTCACGGCGTACACCGACGCGGACTGGGCTGGCTGCCCGGACACGCGACGGTCGACGTCTGGGTTCGCGGTCTTCCTCGGCGAGTCGCTGGTATCGTGGAGCTCCAAACGGCAGACGACGGTCTCCCGCTCCAGTGCGGAGGCCGAGTACCGTGGCGTCGCGAACGCCGTCGCCGAATGCTCCTGGCTCAGGCAACTACTCGGCAAGCTACACTGCAACGTGCCCAGCGCCACGATCGCGTACTGCGACAATGTCTCCTCGGTCTACATGGCGCGCAATCCAGTGCATCATCGGCGGACGAAACATATCGAACTCGACGTCCACTTCGTTCGCGAGAAGGTGGCCCTCGGCGAGCTCCGCGTTCTGCAGATTCCCAGCGCCCGCCAGTTCGCTGACATATTCACCAAGGGATTGCCGTCAGCGTTGTTCAACGACTTCCGAGACAGTCTCTGCGTCGGCACACCTACGGCAGCGACTGAGGGGGGGTGTTAGCGACTGAGTCTCTGCATGCTGCCTTGTAACGGCCAGACGTGCTCCACCACTCGTCTCGCACGCCATGCCGCAGCGCTCACCTCGCCCCGCACGCCCACGCGCTGCGCTCGCTCGCCATGCCGAGATTGTAGGATAGCCAATCGAGTCCATGGCTCCCTTGTACGTGTATAAATTCATACACCTGAGATCAATACAAGGTGTGGTTGATCGCTCTCCTTCTTTCAGTGCACACTAATTCATAATGTAACTGCAACTAGAACAACAAAATTATGCAAGGTGAAATTTTTCTTCAGCATGGAGTGAGCATCCTCATATCCTAAATACGAATCAACAGCACCAAGACGCTCAAAATGTGCACATTACAATTTGAAATGGAGAGTAAATCTAACGGAATAGGCCCCTCCCCCAGG from the Phragmites australis chromosome 19, lpPhrAust1.1, whole genome shotgun sequence genome contains:
- the LOC133900546 gene encoding WRKY transcription factor 44-like isoform X2; translated protein: MHPNHLFFLLSTPFSPLHCFYQSAAATEHKIKWKMQGHEKIAALKPVASRPFSSFWTYLKLLKDFTATGSAPITVLEETNLIRPKTTRFTSVPSNLPTEITATTDAGPGTTLEDMEEDTEQFVSCGPLTTCHTIRKPMSSVKNRLPYDGCSWRKYGQKQVKGSEFPRSYYKCTHPSCPVKRKVETAIDGQIAEIVYSGEHNHHKPHPPKKMLSSPSTEVVVVDLHGTNYAGLENQIGGRNWLLVLL
- the LOC133900546 gene encoding WRKY transcription factor 44-like isoform X1; its protein translation is MHPNHLFFLLSTPFSPLHCFYQSAAATEHKIKWKMQGHEKIAALKPVASRPFSSFWTYLKLLKDFTATGSAPITVLEETNLIRPKTTRFTSVPSNLPTEITATTLQDAGPGTTLEDMEEDTEQFVSCGPLTTCHTIRKPMSSVKNRLPYDGCSWRKYGQKQVKGSEFPRSYYKCTHPSCPVKRKVETAIDGQIAEIVYSGEHNHHKPHPPKKMLSSPSTEVVVVDLHGTNYAGLENQIGGRNWLLVLL
- the LOC133900513 gene encoding protein TONNEAU 1a-like, whose product is MDDYAREMMELKTLVTRTLEKKGVLAKIRAELRASVFEAIEEEDRVVENDDGGNPALLGSCNDRAKQLHASPSGRLLTALVCEYLEWAQLSHTMKVYLPECNLPKDFWKNELKDFSNKSGAEGSRSAESGPMLLDVLEGYLKYENLSQTRMGGRRMISSESDPALNVEHRNMRRPPSSSVGSLPPMGRPISSSQTSDRRGGSSASNTRKDEYNWRYDADNISEEVLRASTALENIQLDRKSRNLPTSWRHTGDGSE